GCGCCTCGGACAGGTCGCGCAGCGCCAGCAGGACGTGCGGGAGGAGGTCGTTGGGGTTGCGGCCGCGCTCGGGGGCGCTGGCGTGCGCGGCCACGCCGTGGATCTCCACCGCCAGCTCGGCGTGGCCGCGGTGGCCGGTGCACAGGTCGCCGCCGGTGGCCTCGGCCAGGATCACCGCGCCCGGGTGCACGCCGGCGTTCTCCAGCAGGTGCATCATCCCCCATCCGCCCTTTTCCTCGTAGACGGAGAAGGCCATCAGCAGGTCGCCCGCGGGCCGCCGGCGCACGAAGGCGGCGGCGGCGTACAGCTGGATGGCGAGCGGCCCCTTCAGGTCCATCGCCCCGCGCCCGTGCAGGCACCCGCCGGCCACGATCCCGGCGTACGGGTCGTATTCCCAGGCGTCCGCGTCGCCCACGTCGACCACGTCCATGTGCGAGGAGAGCATCACCGCGGGCGCGTCGCCCGCCCCCGCGATGCGGGCGACGACGTTCCCCGCGCGGTCGGTGCGCGCCTCGTCGAACCCCAGCGCCTCCAGCTCCTCCACGATCCGCCCTGCCACCGCCCCCTCCTCGCCGGGGAGCGAGGGGATGCGGATCAGCTCCGCGGCGAACTGGATCGCGCGCTCGAAACAAACGTCACGTCCCATTTGTCCTGCCCCGTGGTGCGGGTGAATGGACGGTCGTGGGTCCGGACCGGGGTGGGAAGGGCGATGAGCTCGCGGCAACGACTGCCCGAAGTCCGCCTCCGCGGACTCGCGCCCTCACCATCCGGGTGATGCACCGGCAAAGCTCGGCCGCCGTCTGGCGCGTGGACGGCGCTCCCCCGGATCAGGCGTACGAGCGCGCCTGCAGGGTGTACAGCTCGGCGTACAGCCCGTCGCGCATCAGCAGCTCGTCGTGGCCGCCCAGCTCCGTCACCCCCCCGCCGTCGATCACCAGGATCAGGTCGGCGGAGCGGACGGTGGAGAAGCGGTGCGACACCAGCACGGTGACGGCGCCGCGCGCCGCGCCGGAGCGGGCCTCGCGGGCGTAGCGCTCGAAGAGCGCGTGCTCGGCCAGGGCGTCGAGGCTGGCGGTGGGCTCGTCGAAGAAGACCACGAGCGGATCACGGCGCATCAGGGCGCGGCCCAGCGCCAGCTTCTGCCACTGCCCGGTGGAGAGGTCGACCCCGCCCTCCCAGCGCGCGCCGAGCTGGGCGCCGAGCCCCGCCGGGAGCGCGCCCAGGACGCCGCCGGCGCCGGCTCGCTCCAGCGCGGCGCCGGCGGCGTCGCGGTCGTCCACCCGCGACAGGTCGCCCACG
The Longimicrobium sp. genome window above contains:
- a CDS encoding M20/M25/M40 family metallo-hydrolase, whose translation is MGRDVCFERAIQFAAELIRIPSLPGEEGAVAGRIVEELEALGFDEARTDRAGNVVARIAGAGDAPAVMLSSHMDVVDVGDADAWEYDPYAGIVAGGCLHGRGAMDLKGPLAIQLYAAAAFVRRRPAGDLLMAFSVYEEKGGWGMMHLLENAGVHPGAVILAEATGGDLCTGHRGHAELAVEIHGVAAHASAPERGRNPNDLLPHVLLALRDLSEAQPGDPVLGRATLTPTVVECWPKSGNVIPDRVRITLDLRVLPGWNEAAAVEEIRARLAARVPVAAGVRVEVLPGRATFRGWTGWAEENSNFTPGFLVPDEHPVVRAAAAALREATGRAPRVRPWKFGTDGGHSCGTHGIPTIGFAPGCEALAHTNRERLELDPAREAFHAYPGLIRAVQSELAATRGIPVQGVRAAPVPDAGAAAALPALQRSI